A part of Numenius arquata chromosome 2, bNumArq3.hap1.1, whole genome shotgun sequence genomic DNA contains:
- the SPX gene encoding LOW QUALITY PROTEIN: spexin (The sequence of the model RefSeq protein was modified relative to this genomic sequence to represent the inferred CDS: substituted 1 base at 1 genomic stop codon), whose translation MESPLHLLVVXTLSFKGLCKLSASAMALFLAASFISFSWSAPQAPFQRRNWTPQAMFYLKGAQGRRFIPDESQRKDLYDRMQLETRSQNANPLSLSEAAALFLSSLRKAQEGVEEENSDHPVYLTDNLSNW comes from the exons aTGGAAAGTCCCCTACATTTGCTTGTTGTATAAACTCTATCATTCAAG GGACTGTGTAAACTGTCTGCATCTGCAATGGCACTGTTCTTGGCAGCATCCTTTATATCTTTCTCCTGGAGCGCGCCTCAG GCTCCTTTCCAAAGGAGAAACTGGACTCCTCAGGCTATGTTCTATTTGAAGGGTGCAC AGGGACGTCGATTCATCCCAGATGAGAGCCAGCGAAAGGATCTGTATGACAGAATGCAGCTTG AAACACGCAGCCAAAACGCAAatcctttatctctttctgaaGCTGCAGCACTGTTCCTTAGTTCCTTACGGAAAGCCCAAGAAGGAG TTGAAGAAGAAAACAGTGATCACCCTGTCTACTTGACAGATAATCTATCAAATTggtga